The proteins below are encoded in one region of Scleropages formosus chromosome 19, fSclFor1.1, whole genome shotgun sequence:
- the dgkaa gene encoding diacylglycerol kinase, alpha a, translating to MSAPGNVDEKELSPVDFIQLQQYIDYCRLKVKDVVKEFEADGSLAQHRHGDCITEEGFRLFLKTYLEVEDFPTDLCQRLFRSFQNPEQDRSDDTSPAVAREVCLKDVSCYFSLLEDGQPREKLEFTFKLYDKDGNGLLDSSEVDRIIAQMMHAADYLGWDVTELRPVLKDMMTAIDSDSNGTVSLQEWIEGGMNNVPLLVLLGLKMTQRDGQHLWRMKHFNMPVYCNVCQSVLLGLRKQGLCCSCCKYTVHGRCANKNPGPCTRTYVMSKKDTGVATHDWVSGSCDAGKCDRCQKKIKSYHGLTGKRCVWCHAMRHDECVNQEPTECNCGPLRDHILPPWAIYPVIKERSNNLKNGCGPFGDDSELNTTPDGQVLQISPIPNTHPLLVFVNPKSGGKQGERVLRKFQYLLNPRQVYNLSNGGPGPGLHFFRNLQEYRILVCGGDGTVGWILDAIDKVPLLVRPPVAVLPLGTGNDLARCLRWGGGYDGVDLGRILKEIEASSQVLMDRWSIQVIPEDSQERGDPVPYEIINNYFSIGVDASIAHRFHTMREKHPQKFNSRMKNKLWYFEFATSESISASCKKLKECLTVECCGTPLDLSGLSLEGIAILNIPSMHGGSNLWGEPKKVDSKASADHEYPEVIVDPDVLKTSQQDISDKRLEVVGLEGAIEMGQIYTGLKSAGRRLAKTSQITIRTKKALPMQIDGEPWMQPPCTIHITHKNQASMLMAPPARSSSFFNLK from the exons ATGTCCGCCCCCGGCAACGTAGACGAGAAGGAGCTGAGCCCCGTGGACTTCATCCAGCTGCAGCAGTACATAGACT ATTGCAGGTTGAAAGTGAAAGATGTCGTGAAGGAGTTTGAGGCTGACGGAAGCCTGGCCCAGCACAGACACGGAGAT TGCATCACCGAGGAGGGCTTCCGCCTCTTCCTCAAGACCTACCTGGAGGTGGAGGACTTCCCCACGGACCTCTGCCAGCGCCTCTTCCGATCCTTCCAGAACCCGGAGCAGGATCGCTCTGATGATACCAGTCCGGCTGTAGCCA GGGAGGTGTGCCTTAAAGATGTGTCGTGCTACTTCTCACTGCTGGAGGACGGACAGCCTCGAGAGAAACTGGAGT TCACCTTTAAGCTGTACGACAAAGATGGGAACGGACTGCTGGACAGCTCG GAAGTGGACCGGATCATCGCCCAGATGATGCATGCCGCAGACTACCTGGGCTGGGATGTGACCGAACTCCGGCCG GTGCTGAAGGACATGATGACGGCCATCGACTCGGACAGCAACGGCACGGTCTCCCTGCAGGAGTGGATTGAAGGCGGGATGAACAACGTGCCCCTGCTGGTTCTTCTGGGGCTGAAG ATGACGCAGAGAGACGGTCAGCACCTGTGGAGGATGAAGCACTTCAACATGCCCGTGTACTGCAACGTGTGCCAGAGTGTGCTGCTGGGACTGCGTAAACAGGgtctctgctgcagct GCTGCAAGTATACTGTCCATGGGCGCTGTGCCAATAAGAACCCTGGGCCATGCACCCGCACCTACGTCATGTCCAAAAAGGACACAGGG GTAGCGACTCATGACTGGGTCAGTGGCAGCTGCGACGCTGGGAAGTGTGACCGGTGCCAGAAGAAGATCAAGAGCTACCACGGGCTGACGGGCAAGCGCTGTGTGTGGTGCCACGCCATG CGCCATGACGAGTGTGTGAACCAGGAGCCCACGGAGTGCAACTGCGGACCCCTGCGGGACCACATCCTCCCCCCATGGGCCATCTACCCCGTCATCAAG GAGAGGTCCAACAACCTGAAGAATGGCTGTGGTCCTTTCGGAGATGACAGTGAGTTGAACACCACTCCAGATGGCCAGGTCCTCCAG ATCAGCCCCATTCCCAACACACATCCTCTCCTGGTGTTCGTGAACCCAAAGAGTGGAGGAAAGCAGGGTGAGAG AGTCCTACGTAAATTCCAGTACTTGCTGAACCCACGACAGGTTTACAACCTCTCCAATGGAGGACCTGGACCAGG GCTGCACTTCTTCAGGAACCTGCAGGAATACAGGATCTTGGTGTGCGGAGGGGACGGCACTGTGGGCTGGATCCTGGACGCCATAG ACAAGGTGCCTCTGCTGGTGCGCCCCCCGGTGGCTGTGCTGCCCCTGGGCACAGGAAATGACTTGGCTCGCTGCCTCAGATGGGGTGGAG GATACGATGGGGTCGACCTGGGTCGCATCCTCAAGGAAATCGAAGCCAGTTCCCAGGTGCTCATGGACCGCTGGAGCATCCAGGTGATTCCCGAGGACAGCCAGGAGCGGGGAGACCCCGTGCCCTACGAGATCATCAACAACTACTTCTCCATCGGCGTG GATGCCTCGATCGCCCACCGCTTCCACACGATGAGAGAGAAGCATCCTCAGAAGTTCAACAGCAG AATGAAGAACAAGCTGTGGTATTTTGAGTTTGCCACGTCCGAGTCCATCTCTGCCTCCTGCAAGAAGCTGAAGGAGTGCCTCACGGTTGAG TGCTGTGGAACACCCCTGGACCTGAGTGGGCTTTCTTTGGAAGGAATTGCCATCCTCAACATTCCCAGCATGCACGGCGGCTCAAACTTGTGGGGCGAACCCAAGAAGGTTGACAGCAAAGCCTCTGCAGATCATGAGTACCCAGAGGTCATCGTGGATCCTGATGTCCTCAAAACAAGTCAACAGG ATATTAGCGACAAGCGCCTTGAGgtggtggggctggagggggccaTCGAGATGGGTCAGATTTACACCGGACTGAAGAGCGCCGGACGCCGACTGGCCAAGACCTCCCAGATCACTATCAG GACAAAGAAAGCCTTGCCCATGCAGATCGACGGCGAGCCGTGGATGCAGCCACCATGCACG atacacatcacacacaagAACCAAGCCAGTATGCTAATGGCTCCACCTGCCAGGTCAAGCAGCTTCTTCAACCTCAAGTAG
- the rnf41 gene encoding E3 ubiquitin-protein ligase NRDP1 — MGYDVTRFQGEVDEDLLCPICSGVLEEPVQAPHCEHAFCNACITQWFSQQQICPVDRTVVTLAHLRPVPRIMRNMLSKLQITCDNAVFGCKAVLRLDQLQSHLKDCEHNPKRPVTCEEGCGLEMPKDELPSHNCIKHLRSVVQQQQSKIAELEKTAAEHKHQLAEQKRDIQLLKAYMRAIRSANPNLQNLEETIEYNEILEWVNSLQPARVTRWGGMISTPDAVLQAVIKRSLIDSGCPLSIVNDLIENAHERNWPQGLATLETRQMNRRYYENYVAKRIPGKQAVVVMACENQHMGEDMILEPGLVMIFAHGVEEIL, encoded by the exons GCACCCCACTGTGAACATGCCTTCTGCAATGCCTGCATCACTCAGTGGTTCTCCCAGCAGCAGATCTGCCCTGTTGATCGCACTGTGGTCACACTGGCTCACCTGCGACCTGTACCCCGCATCATGAGAAATATGCTGTCTAAGCTGCAAATAACTTGTGACAATGCCGTTTTTGGCTGCAAGGCTGTGTTGCGCTTAGACCAGCTGCAGTCACACCTGAAGGACTGCGAGCACAACCCTAAGAGGCCAGTCACGTGTGAGGAGGGCTGTGG CCTCGAGATGCCGAAGGATGAGCTGCCAAGTCACAACTGCATTAAACACCTGCGCAgtgtggtgcagcagcagcagtccaaGATTGCCGAGCTGGAGAAGACCGCAGCTGAGCACAAACACCAGCTTGCTGAGCAG AAACGGGACATCCAACTTTTAAAGGCCTACATGAGGGCCATACGCAGTGCCAACCCCAACCTGCAGAACCTGGAGGAGACTATTGAGTACAATGAGATCCTAGA GTGGGTGAACTCTCTCCAACCAGCCCGTGTGACGCGCTGGGGAGGCATGATCTCTACTCCGGATGCTGTCCTCCAAGCAGTGATCAAACGCTCGCTGATTGACAGCGGCTGCCCGCTGTCTATTGTGAACGATCTTATTGAGAATGCACACGAGCGCAACTGGCCACAAGGCCTGGCCACACTGGAGACGCGGCAGATGAACCGACGCTACTATGAAAACTACGTGGCAAAACGCATTCCGGGCAAGCAAGCAGTGGTGGTGATGGCCTGCGAGAACCAGCACATGGGCGAGGACATGATCCTGGAGCCAGGGCTTGTCATGATCTTTGCTCATGGGGTTGAAGAAATACTATAG